A stretch of DNA from Deltaproteobacteria bacterium:
GGGCGCTCACGGCGGCGCAGGCGGCCGAGGCCGCCCAGCGCATCGAGTCGCTCGGCTACGGCGCGTTCTGGATTCCCGAGGCGATCGGGCGGCACCCCTTCGCGCACGCCGCGTGGCTGCTCGCGAAGACCGAGCGGCTGGTGGTCGCGACCGGGATCGCGAACATCTACGCGCGCGACGCCGCGGCCACCGCGGCCGCACAGAAGACGCTCGCCGAGCAGTCCGGGGGGCGCTTCCTGCTCGGGCTCGGGGTCTCGCACCGGCCGATGGTCGAGGGCGTGCGCGGCCACGTGTACGCGAGCCCGGTCGCGACGATGCGCGCGTACCTCGAGCGGATGGAGAAGGCGCCGTACGCCGCGTTTCCCCCGGCCGAAGCGCCACCGACGGTGCTCGCCGCGCTCGGCCCGAAGATGCTCCAGCTCGCCGCCACGAAGACGAAGGGAGCGCACCCGTACTTCACCACGCCCGAGCACACCGCGATGGCGCGAAAGACGATGGGGCCCGACGCGTGGCTCTGCGTCGAGCAGAAGGTGCTGCTCGAGACCGACCCCGCGAAGGCGCGAAATCTCGCGCGCCTCACCGCCGCGATCTACCTGGGCCTCGAGAACTACCGCAACAACTGGAAGCGGCTGGGCTTCGCCGACAGCGACTTCGCAAACGGCGGAAGCGATCGGTTCATCGACGCGACCGTGGCCTGGGGCGACGTGTCGGTGCTGCAGAAGCGGGTTCGCGCGCACCTGGACGCGGGAGCGAGCCACGTCTGCATCCAGCCGATCAACCCGAGCGGTCAGCCGGTTCCCGACTGGAAGGTGCTCGAGGCCCTCGCTCCCGGGCGCGCGGGATAGATGGCGCCGATCAGGCGAGTCTTCGCGAGAGCGGCAGGTACTCCTGCGCGAGCCTTCCGAGCGCGGACGAGATCGCCGCTCGGTCGCGCGCGAACGCGATCAGGATCACCTGATCCGCGCCCGCGCGCCGGTACGCTTCGAGCTTCGCCGGAGTCATCGCGCGCAGGTACGGCGAGACGGAGATGACGAGATCGCTGCGCTTGCGGCCGTTCGCGTCGAGCAGCGCGTCGAGCCGGGCGAGCCGCTCGACCAAGCCCTCGGGCTCGAGGTTGAATCCGTACCAGCCCTGGCCGATGTCGGCCACGCGCTGCAGCGCCGCGTCGCTCTCGCCGCCGAAGTGGATCGGCACGTGCGGCTTCTGGATCGGCTTGGGGAACTGCCGGCAGGCGGGAAGGTCGTAGAACTCGTCCTTGAACTCCGACACCTCGTCGCACCAGAGCCGGCGCATGACCTCGACGTACGAGCGGGTTCGCTCGCCGCGCCGCGCCCAGGGGACGCCGACCGCGCGGAACTCCTCGGCCAGCCAGCCGACACCGACGCCCAGGTCGAGCCGGCCGCCCGAGAGCCAGTCCACGTTCGCCGCCTCCTTGGCCGTGTACACCGGATTGCGTTGGGGCACCAACAGCACTCCCGTGCCGAGGCGGATCCGGTTCGTGAGCGCGGCTAGATAGGCGAGCGTCGTGAACGGCTCGAGCATTCCGCTCGACGGCGCCGCGGGAATGCGCCCGTCCGCCGAGTAGGGGTACTTCGAGCCGTACTCGTCGAAGAGCACCACGTGCTCCGCCGCCCAGAGCGAATCGAAGCCGAGCTGCTCCGCGGTCTCGCCGAAGCTGCGCACGTAGGCGGCGTCCGCGACCGGACCCAGGAGCGGACAGAAGACACCCAGCTTCATGGCGATCTCCCCGTCGACTCTCGCGTCAGGCTATCATGCGCTCCGCGATGACGGTCGCGACGGCGCTAGCGTTCGGAACGGGGCTCGGCTGATGGAGGCCGAGCGCGCGCGTCGCTTCGCCTTCGCGTCACGGGCGGGCGCGACACCGCTGCGGATCGCGCGCAGCGAGGGCGTCTGGCTCTACACCGACGAAGGGCGGCAGATCCTCGACGCCTCGGGCGGCGCGATCGTCGTCGGAATCGGCCACGGCCGGCGCGAGGTCGCCGAGGCCTATGCGCGCGAGGCCGAGCGACTCGCCTACGCGATTCCGCCGTTCGCAAGCGAAGCCCGCGTCCGCCTGGTCGAACGCCTGGTCGACTCGTGGCTGCCGCGCGGGCTCACGCGCGTGGGCTTCACCAGCGGGGGCTCGGAGTCGGTCGAGGCCGCGCTGCGGATCGCCCGCGCGCACTTCGTCGCCGCCGGTCAGCCGAAGCGCTGGCAGGTGATCGGCCGCGACCTCTCCTATCACGGCACGACCTTCGCGACGCTCGCCGTCGGCGGCCACACGAAGCGCCGCAAGGGCTTCGAGCCGTGGCTCGCCGATCTGCCGAAGGCGCCCGCCTGCTACTGCTACCGCTGCCCGCTCGGGAGGTCGCTTCCGGGCTGCGACGTCGCCT
This window harbors:
- a CDS encoding TIGR03620 family F420-dependent LLM class oxidoreductase, which translates into the protein ALTAAQAAEAAQRIESLGYGAFWIPEAIGRHPFAHAAWLLAKTERLVVATGIANIYARDAAATAAAQKTLAEQSGGRFLLGLGVSHRPMVEGVRGHVYASPVATMRAYLERMEKAPYAAFPPAEAPPTVLAALGPKMLQLAATKTKGAHPYFTTPEHTAMARKTMGPDAWLCVEQKVLLETDPAKARNLARLTAAIYLGLENYRNNWKRLGFADSDFANGGSDRFIDATVAWGDVSVLQKRVRAHLDAGASHVCIQPINPSGQPVPDWKVLEALAPGRAG
- a CDS encoding LLM class F420-dependent oxidoreductase; translation: MKLGVFCPLLGPVADAAYVRSFGETAEQLGFDSLWAAEHVVLFDEYGSKYPYSADGRIPAAPSSGMLEPFTTLAYLAALTNRIRLGTGVLLVPQRNPVYTAKEAANVDWLSGGRLDLGVGVGWLAEEFRAVGVPWARRGERTRSYVEVMRRLWCDEVSEFKDEFYDLPACRQFPKPIQKPHVPIHFGGESDAALQRVADIGQGWYGFNLEPEGLVERLARLDALLDANGRKRSDLVISVSPYLRAMTPAKLEAYRRAGADQVILIAFARDRAAISSALGRLAQEYLPLSRRLA